ATTTTGCTTTTTCCAATAAAAAGCTATGCCGAAGTTATTATGATATATTTGCTCTATTTCTCTCATCGTAAATCGTTTTATTCCAACAAATATAAATATTATTTATATTAATTCTAAATAAAAAAATCATAAAAAAGATAAAAAATTAGGCAATCTGAATGCTTTAAGCTCATTTACATATAACTGAATTAAGATTCTCTTATAGCATTTCTAATTTGCACAGAGTTTTACTTATACCAATGCTTAATTTTAGATAAAAACTCTTGTTGTTGATCAACGAACAAATAGTGAGAACAATTATCCAAAAAGGCAAAATGATTTTTACCAACCAAATCTTTAATTGAAGTAATTTGTGCTGATGAAAAAATTCCATCGTCTTTGCCATAAATTGCATAGATAGAAATGCCTTCCGCTTTTATCTTTTTTAAAGACGACCTTGTGTCGATATTATTTTGCTTTTCGTTTTGGTAAAAAAGTAAAGGAGCATTTTTGTTTCGAATATTAGTTTTAAAAAATTCGCTTGCTTCATAATCCGCATATAATTTTTTTGATTCTTTGGTTGGATTTGGCATTTTAAAATAATCATTATCACTTGCCAGATCAAAACAATGTTTTCTATATCCTGCCGAATTTTTGTCGAGTTTTTCTACGTAAAATATTTTATTAAGGTTTTTAGAATCTCCAATTTTCAAATATTTATTCTTCAAAGAATTTAAAATATGATCATACGTTTCTTGTTGCGAAAATAAAGCTCCTGCCAAAATAAGCTTACTCACATTCTGAGGATATTTTTCGGTATAAAGCGTCGCAACCAATCCGCCAAAACTATGTGCAAGAAGAGTCGCTTTCTTTAAATCATACTTTTTATAAATCGCATTTAAATCCTGAAAAGCTTCTTCATAAGTAAATTTTGCATCAGGATCTGCAGATCTTCCCTCGCCTCTTCGATCGTAAACAATTACATAAAACCCAAGATTAGCCAGTTTTTGAGCCGTTGTACCTTCAAATAAAGTAGAATTCCCACTTGGACCTCCGTGAATAAAAATGATGCATTTATCTTTTTTATTTCCGTACGTTTTGATGTAGAGATTTTGTCCGTTTGCGAAAAACGATATTGTAAAAACAAAAGCAAGAAGAAATGATTTCATCTATTTGAAAAGTTAGTGTTTTAAAACGGCATAAATAGTAGTGTCTTTTGCAACGTAACGATCTTTTTCTTGATCGTAATCTTTAAATATGAGATGCATTTGCAAAATATTATCCTGAATTTTAACTCCTTCTTTTTTAAAATAAAAATCTTCTTCAGATTGAAATTCGCCAATCTTTCTTTCGAACAAAAAATACTTCTTTTCAATGACTTCATATTTACAACACGAACCTAAAAACCCTTGGAATTTTGTATTGATTTGGATTTGATCATTTTCAAATTTGGTATCATTTGAAACAAAGAAAAAAAGAAAAACAGATCCTAAAAGAGCACCAAAAATTCCATCGATTAACCAACTTATAAAAATCAAAAAAGGCGAAAAGATGTAAATTGAAAAATATAAGGCTCTTTTTTTAAAAGGCTTCACATAATAAAAAAACAAAATACAGGCTGAAACATAAAATAGAATTTTAAGGATTAACCGTAAACTGGAAATTAAGCCAATTTCGAAAATAGCATTAATTATAAAATTGATTAAAAGTATAATAAATGTTACGAGATGAATCCTTAAAAATATCTTTTTGAATTTGTTCATTTATTCCATATTCTGATGATCATCCATATCTTTCTTAAGATCTAATTTTCTAAATGTTGGCGATTTTAATGCCGTTACAATAACAGTCAAAAGCG
This genomic window from Flavobacterium sp. 9 contains:
- a CDS encoding alpha/beta hydrolase: MKSFLLAFVFTISFFANGQNLYIKTYGNKKDKCIIFIHGGPSGNSTLFEGTTAQKLANLGFYVIVYDRRGEGRSADPDAKFTYEEAFQDLNAIYKKYDLKKATLLAHSFGGLVATLYTEKYPQNVSKLILAGALFSQQETYDHILNSLKNKYLKIGDSKNLNKIFYVEKLDKNSAGYRKHCFDLASDNDYFKMPNPTKESKKLYADYEASEFFKTNIRNKNAPLLFYQNEKQNNIDTRSSLKKIKAEGISIYAIYGKDDGIFSSAQITSIKDLVGKNHFAFLDNCSHYLFVDQQQEFLSKIKHWYK